DNA sequence from the Candidatus Kaistella beijingensis genome:
TCAAGACTTTTATTTTGGCGGAGAAACAGGGATTCGAACCCCGGGACCTGTTACAGTCAACAGTTTTCAAGACTGCCGCAATCGACCACTCTGCCATTTCTCCAGAAAAATGATTTCTCATTTTCAGTGGTGCAAATATAAAACGCTTTTATAAATTGACCAAATTATTTTTAAGAAAAACTGTCAAATCGTTCATAGTCAAAAGGAAAAAATTAATTTTTCGAGATGTTTATGCCCAAATAAACCAAGAAAAAACCTAGAACAACACTCAATAAAATGTAAGAAATTAAGATACCATAGTTTCCGTTCTGCCAAAGTGAAATATTCTCCGCAGAAAAGGTTGAGAATGTTGTAAACCCTCCACAAAATCCTGTGATTAAAAGAAATTTTAAGTAATTGTCAATCTTCAGAAAATATGTACTAAAAATTCCGATCAGAAAACAACCGACCATATTTACAATGAATGTTCCCATGGGAAATGAATTAACGTTCCATAATTTTTGGGTAAAATTAGAAACCAGAAAACGCAAAACGCTCCCAAAACCGCCACCCAGGAATATGTATAATAATTGTTTTGTCATAGTTTGAGGGTTTGAGAGTTTGAGAGTACAATGGTTAGAATAGAAAAGCGCACAGAAATTACACAGAAATCACTCAAACGCTCTTACCCTCAAACTCACCAACTTTTACTCTAATTCTGCCAAATATTTTTCTGCATCCATTGCCGACATACAACCGCTTCCTGCTGCGGTAATTGCTTGTCGATAAATATGGTCCTGAACATCACCCGCTGCAAAAACACCCGGTAAATTGGTTTTGGTTGAGCCAGGAACAGTTTTGATATAGCCGTTTTCATCCAAATTAATTTGACCTTTGAAGATGTCCGTATTGGGTTTGTGTCCGATTGCGATGAAAATTCCATGAACGTCTATTTTAGCAGTTTCCTGGGTTTGATTATTGATGACAACCGCTCTTTCTACTAAAGAATTCTCCCCTTCAATCCCGATAAGTTCGTGGTTGAATTTCACTTCGATATTCGGTGTATTGTTCACTCTATGAATCATGGCTTTAGAAGCTCTGAAATGGTCTTTTCTAACCAACATTGTTACTTTATTACAAAGTTTTGCCAAATAAGTTGCTTCTTCGGCAGCAGTGTCTCCGGCTCCAACTACAACCACATCTTTTCCTTTGTAGAAAAACCCGTCGCAAGTTGCACACGCAGAAACCCCACCTCCAGCATATTTTTTCTCGTCATCCAAACCTAAATATTTTGCAGTCGCACCGGTTGAAATGATTACAGACTTTGCCAAAATTTCTTTATTTCCTGCCCAAAGTTTATGAATTCCACCAACTTCAGTAGAAAATTCGGCTTTGGTAATCATTTCGTAATGAACTTTGGTTTCGAATCTTTCGGCTTGCTTTTGCAAATCCAGCATCATTTGAGGGCCTGTAATTCCGTCGGGATAACCAGGGAAATTATCCACTTCGGTTGTTGTAGTTAATTGTCCTCCAGGTTCAAGACCTGTGTAAAGCTCTGGCTTTAAATCTGCTCTTGCTGCATAAATAGCCGCTGTAAATCCGGAAGGTCCGGAACCAATAATGACGCAGTCTAAAATATTTTGTTCCATTAAAAAAGATTAAGGTTGAGATTAAGTTTAAGAGATTTCAAAAATCGTGAATTATTTTCGGTTGTGGAATTATTTTGCGATGAATTTTGTCAATTGTGATGTTGGATGTTGGAAGATGGGTGTTTGATTAAAATTGTTTGAAAAATTACAAAACTTAAATAATCAAAGCTTCACCTTAAATTGATCCACATTCAAAATTTTGTATACCATTTCCTTCAACAGTTCGCTTTCATCCATGTTGATGGCGCCTAAACCTTTGTTTTTCAAATCGATTTCACGTAAAATCGAGATAATTCGGGTGCAATGTTTCAAATTGTAATATCGCGCCGCTTCCGCAAAATCTTTGATGAAATAAGGATTTATTCCCATTGTTGAAGCGATGGTTTGCGCATTTTGACCATTCATCGTATGGTAAATAACCAAGTTCGAAAAGAAGTTATAAAGATTCCCAATCATCATCACAAACGGATTCTGCTTCGGAGTTTTTCCGATAAAATGAGCGATTTTGAATGCTTTTGCCTCATCCTTTTTTCCCAGTGCTTTGATCAGTTCAAACACATTAAAATCCTTGCTGATTCCGATATTGGTTTCAATAATTTTTTCGTCAAGAACTTCACCCTCCTTCAAAATAATTTTGAGCTTGTTCAACTCGTTGGAAATCCTTGAAAGGTCGGTTCCCAAATATTCTGAAAGCAACGTAGGAATATTAGGTTTTGCTTTGATGCCGAGATTTCTGATTTCATTATCAATCCATTTCGGGACATCCCAATCCTTCATTTTTTCGCTAAGAAAAAGCATTTTATTTTTAGACAAACTTTTTGCTAAGCTTTGTCTGGTATCAATTTTTTTGTACTTATGAGCAAAAACCAAAACTGTTGTGGGAGTTGGATTCTGAATATAATTCAAAAGTGCTTTTACTCCTGGATTTTCTTTTCCTGCTTCTTCCTGTTTCTTCGTGACGCTAAAAACTAAATCCTGAGCTTCTTTAATTATAATTAAATTTAACTCACCAAACATTGGAAACTGTCGAGCCAATGAAATGATTTCCTCCAAGTTCGTGTCTTTTCCATAAACCACTGTTTGCCCAAAATCTTTTTCGCTTTCCTCCAATACATCATTTTCAAAGGATTTCACCGCCACATCCATGAAATAGGGTTCTTCACCGTGGAAAAAATAAATCGGCAATAACTCCTTATTTTTAATATTTTTGAGGATTAAATCTAACTCTTTCATAAATGCAACTTCCAAAACTGAACTTTGAGGATAACTTTGATTTTAAGATCAAGACAGACAAAGATAGGTTTTTTATTTATGATTTGGTGCGAAAAACGTGGCTCCAACTCACTCCCGAAGAATGGGTGCGACAACATTGGGTTCATTATTTCCACCATAAAAAGGGGAAGAATTTGTCGTCATTAATTCTAGAAAAAAAAATAGAACTGAACGAAACAACAAAGAGAATTGATTTATTGGTCACGGAAAAAACCTTCCCGAAAATTTTGGTCGAATGTAAAGCTCCAAACATCAAACTCACCGAAAAAACTTTTGAGCAAATCGCAAGATACAACTCGGTAATCGGGGCGGAAGAAATTATTTTGAGCAATGGTCTGCAGCACATTTTTGCTAAATTTTCTGAAAATCATTACGTTTTTTCGCCTTTTGCATATTAATTTTGCAAAATGTTAAAACTCAACCACCCACTTATTTCCATATCTCCTTTGCTAATTTTTGTGCTGGTATTTTTGGGATTCGGAATTTACAATGATGATTTTTACGCGCTACCCTCTCCTATCGCTGCTTTGATCGGAATTACCGCTGCTTTTATCCTTCTAAAAGGAAAAATCAACGAAAAAATTGATACTTTCTTGAAAGGTTGCGGCGACGGAAAAATCCTCACGATGTGTATTATTTACCTTTTGGCAGGTGCTTTCGCAACGGTAACCAAAGCGACAGGTAGTGTAGAATCCATCGTAAATCTGGGATTAAATTATATTTCTCCAGCCTATTTTCCCGTGGGGGTTTTCGTGATCTCATCATTTCTTTCCTTCGCCTCCGGAACATCGGTGGGATCTATCGTTACGCTGGGTCCGATTGTGATTGCATTGGCTGAAAAAAGTGAGTCTCCGCTGGGATTAATAGGCGCATCGTTGCTTTCCGGAGCGATGTTTGGAGATAATCTTTCGATTATTTCGGACACTACCATTGCTGCGACCCAAAGTTTAGGCTGCCAGATGAAAGATAAGTTTCGTTTCAATTCCAAGTTAGCATTTCCCGCTGCGTTGGTAACGATTTTAATTTTAATTGTATTGGGATTCAACCAGGAAGGTACAGCAGTCATTAGCGGAAACAAAGAATTCAATTTGGTTTTAATTTTACCTTATCTGCTGGTTATTGCGCTATCATTAGTTGGTTTAAATGTTTTCGTTGTATTATTCGCCGGACTAATTTTCGCCGGATTACTGGGATTTGGTTATGGCAGTTTCGATTTTATCGGTTTTGCCAAAAAAACCTATGAAGGATTTACCAGCATGACGGAGATTTTTCTTCTTTCACTTCTCACAGGAGGTTTGGCAGCAATGGTAGAAAAAGCCGGCGGAATTTCTTTCGTTATTAAAAACATCAGCAAAATCATCAATTCCAAAAAAACAGCACTTTTGGGAATTGGCGGTTTGGTTTCGGTTGCCAATCTTTGCGTTGCCAACAACACCATTTCGATTATTATTTCGGGCAAAGTAGCCAAAGAAATTAATGATAAATACGGACTGGAACCACAGCAAAGTGCTTCAGTGCTTGATATATTTTCCTGTTATGTACAGGGTTTAATTCCTTACGGCGCACAGATCCTGATTCTCATTTCACTCAGCAGTTTTAAGATGGATTATGTCGAGCTCGTGCAATATTCATTTTACCTCCATATTCTTTTACTGTTCACACTGACCAGTATTCTGTTCGGCAAAAAATAACTCAATAAAAAATGCAGCAAAATTCACAGATAAAAAATATCATTTTCGATTTTGGTGGCGTCTTGATGGACTGGAATCCGCGGTATTTCTTCAAAGACTATTTTAATGATGATGAAAAGATGGAGTTTTTCCTGAAAAACATCGCAACCGACGAATGGAATGCCGAGCAAGACCGGGGTAGAACTTTAGCGGAAGGAACTGAAATACAGGTCGCAAAATTTCCTCAATGGGAAAAGGAATTGCGTGCTTATTACGACAATTGGACCACAATGCTTCGCTCCGATATTCCTAAAAATGTGGAGGTTTTGCGAAAACTGGAACATTCAAATTATGAGCTTTTCGGATTGACGAACTGGTCTGCAGAAACTTTTCCCTATGCTTTGGAAAATTACGATTTCTTCAAAATATTGGATGGGAAAATCGTGGTTTCAGGCACGGAGAAACTGATTAAACCAAACCCGAAAATTTGGGAAGTTTTGTTGGAGCGGTACCACATTAAAGCTGACGAATCTGTATTTATTGATGACAATGCTAAAAACATTGAAGTGGCGAAATCTTTAGGTTTCATTACGGTTCACATTACACCTGAAACTGATTTGGAAAAGGATTTGGAAGATTTGGGATTGAAATTTTAGTAATAATTCAACGCTAATTATTTCAAATTCTTTCACGAAAACCCGTTGCTATTTCATTTCTAAAACCCACCGAAATTTTGTAAATTCGCAGGCAAATAAATCAACATAATGAGTAAATCTATTGAGGAGTTAAAATCTCTTGCAACGCAGATTAGAAGAGACATTTTAAGAATGGTTCACGCAGTGAATTCCGGCCATCCAGGCGGAAGTTTGGGCTGTACCGAATTTTTCGCTGCACTTTATGGAAAAGTGATGAACTACAAGTTACCTTTCAGTATGGAAGGTAGAAATGAGGATCTTTTCTTTCTTTCCAACGGTCACATTTCACCCGTTTTCTACTCTACTTTGGCAAGATTCGGATTTTTCCCGGTTGCGGAATTGGCCACTTTCAGAAAATTAGATTCCAGACTTCAAGGTCACCCAACAACTCATGAAGGTTTGCCGGGAGTTAGAATCGCTTCGGGCTCGCTTGGACAAGGACTTTCTGTTGCGATTGGAGCTGCTTTAGGAAAAAAATTGGACGGAGATCAATCGTTAGTTTACTCGCTTCACGGTGACGGGGAATTACAGGAAGGACAAATCTGGGAAGCTTTGATGTTTGCCGCTGCTAAAAAAGTAGATAATGTAATCGCAA
Encoded proteins:
- a CDS encoding type I restriction enzyme HsdR N-terminal domain-containing protein, which encodes MQLPKLNFEDNFDFKIKTDKDRFFIYDLVRKTWLQLTPEEWVRQHWVHYFHHKKGKNLSSLILEKKIELNETTKRIDLLVTEKTFPKILVECKAPNIKLTEKTFEQIARYNSVIGAEEIILSNGLQHIFAKFSENHYVFSPFAY
- a CDS encoding HAD family hydrolase; translated protein: MQQNSQIKNIIFDFGGVLMDWNPRYFFKDYFNDDEKMEFFLKNIATDEWNAEQDRGRTLAEGTEIQVAKFPQWEKELRAYYDNWTTMLRSDIPKNVEVLRKLEHSNYELFGLTNWSAETFPYALENYDFFKILDGKIVVSGTEKLIKPNPKIWEVLLERYHIKADESVFIDDNAKNIEVAKSLGFITVHITPETDLEKDLEDLGLKF
- the crcB gene encoding fluoride efflux transporter CrcB; the protein is MTKQLLYIFLGGGFGSVLRFLVSNFTQKLWNVNSFPMGTFIVNMVGCFLIGIFSTYFLKIDNYLKFLLITGFCGGFTTFSTFSAENISLWQNGNYGILISYILLSVVLGFFLVYLGINISKN
- the trxB gene encoding thioredoxin-disulfide reductase; amino-acid sequence: MEQNILDCVIIGSGPSGFTAAIYAARADLKPELYTGLEPGGQLTTTTEVDNFPGYPDGITGPQMMLDLQKQAERFETKVHYEMITKAEFSTEVGGIHKLWAGNKEILAKSVIISTGATAKYLGLDDEKKYAGGGVSACATCDGFFYKGKDVVVVGAGDTAAEEATYLAKLCNKVTMLVRKDHFRASKAMIHRVNNTPNIEVKFNHELIGIEGENSLVERAVVINNQTQETAKIDVHGIFIAIGHKPNTDIFKGQINLDENGYIKTVPGSTKTNLPGVFAAGDVQDHIYRQAITAAGSGCMSAMDAEKYLAELE
- the holA gene encoding DNA polymerase III subunit delta translates to MKELDLILKNIKNKELLPIYFFHGEEPYFMDVAVKSFENDVLEESEKDFGQTVVYGKDTNLEEIISLARQFPMFGELNLIIIKEAQDLVFSVTKKQEEAGKENPGVKALLNYIQNPTPTTVLVFAHKYKKIDTRQSLAKSLSKNKMLFLSEKMKDWDVPKWIDNEIRNLGIKAKPNIPTLLSEYLGTDLSRISNELNKLKIILKEGEVLDEKIIETNIGISKDFNVFELIKALGKKDEAKAFKIAHFIGKTPKQNPFVMMIGNLYNFFSNLVIYHTMNGQNAQTIASTMGINPYFIKDFAEAARYYNLKHCTRIISILREIDLKNKGLGAINMDESELLKEMVYKILNVDQFKVKL
- a CDS encoding transketolase, giving the protein MSKSIEELKSLATQIRRDILRMVHAVNSGHPGGSLGCTEFFAALYGKVMNYKLPFSMEGRNEDLFFLSNGHISPVFYSTLARFGFFPVAELATFRKLDSRLQGHPTTHEGLPGVRIASGSLGQGLSVAIGAALGKKLDGDQSLVYSLHGDGELQEGQIWEALMFAAAKKVDNVIATIDYNGRQIDGDTDDVLSLGDLHAKLEAFGWKVLNEKNGNDLEAVISILERAKAETGNGKPVAIILHTEMGYGVDFMTGTHAWHGKAPNDEQLDTAFKQLYLEAPADY
- a CDS encoding Na+/H+ antiporter NhaC family protein; translation: MLKLNHPLISISPLLIFVLVFLGFGIYNDDFYALPSPIAALIGITAAFILLKGKINEKIDTFLKGCGDGKILTMCIIYLLAGAFATVTKATGSVESIVNLGLNYISPAYFPVGVFVISSFLSFASGTSVGSIVTLGPIVIALAEKSESPLGLIGASLLSGAMFGDNLSIISDTTIAATQSLGCQMKDKFRFNSKLAFPAALVTILILIVLGFNQEGTAVISGNKEFNLVLILPYLLVIALSLVGLNVFVVLFAGLIFAGLLGFGYGSFDFIGFAKKTYEGFTSMTEIFLLSLLTGGLAAMVEKAGGISFVIKNISKIINSKKTALLGIGGLVSVANLCVANNTISIIISGKVAKEINDKYGLEPQQSASVLDIFSCYVQGLIPYGAQILILISLSSFKMDYVELVQYSFYLHILLLFTLTSILFGKK